A portion of the Candidatus Pristimantibacillus lignocellulolyticus genome contains these proteins:
- a CDS encoding extracellular solute-binding protein — MKKALTILLLTALMTGLLAACGSSKNEANNSTDSGNQKVVAWAWDPSFNGKALKIAEEIFKKENPGFELEVIDMAKADLEQKLNTNLAAGVTDGLPDIILVNDPNIQKYVNSYPGTFTDFTDSVDFTQFSQYKVDALTIDEKVYGIPFDIGVTGMFYRTDLLAEAGYTAEDLENITWDQYIEIGKVVKEKTGKFMSTINPNDEAWTSILLQSGGSWYITPENKGNFVNNPVMTETLRLYKAIADSGIAKPVTGWSEFVGSFNAGDVATVVSGVWQIASIMDAADQKGLWAVAPTPRLDIEGGVNASNEGGSSWFVLEKSANKDLAKEFLGATIGGSSEFYERFLTEAGGVGSYIPSFSSEAYQQTSEFFGNQAIYADFTEWSTQVPGITLGMYTQEAKDALKNELPNILNGADLTKSLASIQKLFEQQVQ; from the coding sequence ATGAAGAAAGCACTTACAATTTTGCTTCTTACTGCGTTAATGACTGGTCTACTAGCTGCTTGTGGTAGCTCCAAAAATGAAGCAAACAACAGCACAGATTCCGGCAATCAAAAAGTAGTTGCTTGGGCATGGGATCCTTCCTTTAATGGAAAAGCACTAAAAATTGCTGAAGAAATTTTCAAAAAAGAAAATCCAGGATTTGAATTAGAAGTAATCGATATGGCGAAAGCTGATCTTGAACAAAAATTAAACACTAACTTAGCTGCTGGTGTTACTGATGGTCTTCCTGACATTATTCTTGTAAATGATCCTAACATTCAAAAATATGTAAATTCTTACCCTGGTACATTCACTGATTTCACTGATTCAGTTGATTTCACTCAATTCTCTCAATATAAAGTTGATGCATTGACAATTGATGAGAAAGTTTACGGTATTCCATTCGATATCGGTGTTACTGGTATGTTCTACCGTACTGATCTCCTTGCTGAAGCTGGTTACACTGCAGAAGATCTTGAGAACATCACTTGGGATCAATACATTGAAATCGGTAAAGTTGTAAAAGAGAAAACTGGTAAATTCATGTCTACAATCAACCCGAACGATGAAGCTTGGACATCTATTCTTCTTCAATCTGGTGGTAGCTGGTATATCACTCCAGAAAACAAAGGTAACTTCGTAAATAACCCAGTGATGACTGAAACACTTCGTCTATACAAAGCAATCGCTGATTCTGGTATTGCTAAACCAGTAACTGGTTGGAGTGAATTTGTTGGTAGCTTCAATGCTGGTGATGTTGCAACTGTAGTGTCTGGTGTATGGCAAATCGCTTCTATTATGGATGCGGCTGATCAAAAAGGTCTATGGGCTGTAGCTCCTACACCGCGTCTTGATATCGAAGGTGGCGTAAATGCTTCTAACGAAGGCGGTTCTAGCTGGTTCGTACTTGAAAAATCAGCAAATAAAGATCTTGCTAAGGAATTCCTTGGCGCTACAATCGGTGGCAGCAGCGAATTCTATGAGCGTTTCCTAACTGAAGCTGGTGGTGTTGGTTCTTATATTCCTTCATTCTCAAGCGAAGCATACCAACAAACATCTGAATTCTTCGGTAACCAAGCCATCTACGCTGACTTTACTGAATGGTCAACACAAGTTCCTGGTATTACTTTAGGTATGTACACTCAAGAAGCTAAAGATGCTTTGAAAAACGAGCTTCCTAACATTCTTAACGGTGCAGACCTTACGAAAAGCCTAGCTAGCATTCAAAAGCTATTTGAACAACAAGTACAATAA
- a CDS encoding agmatine deiminase family protein: protein MNSRTEQFSMPAEWTNHERTFISWPIQSSMVYPEMYAEVCAAYAEIITAMAEFEPVTVVVNGADEIAVKAQVGTNHNYAVECLVIEHNDAWLRDNGPTFVTTTDGKLAGVNWGFNAWGGKYTPWDLDDAVAPQIIKHVGATQFDAPLVMEGGSIHVDGEGTLLTTEECLLNVNRNPDLSREQIFELLKQYVNIDEVIWLKNGLSGDETDGHVDNIACFAAPGKVIMQVCYDPSDDNYAITQENLQILRDAVDAKGRKLEIIEIEQPPAVYFEDSRLTLSYLNFYFVNGGIILPVFGGTAEETDRKAMEVLSSLYPDRRIRTVNGMGVIREGGNVHCTTQQLPSVR from the coding sequence ATGAATTCTAGAACAGAGCAATTTTCCATGCCAGCAGAGTGGACAAACCACGAACGTACTTTTATATCTTGGCCGATTCAATCTTCAATGGTATATCCTGAAATGTACGCGGAAGTTTGTGCAGCTTATGCTGAGATCATTACAGCAATGGCAGAATTCGAACCTGTAACTGTTGTTGTTAACGGTGCAGATGAAATAGCAGTAAAAGCTCAAGTAGGAACAAATCATAATTACGCAGTAGAATGCTTAGTTATTGAGCATAACGATGCTTGGTTACGTGATAATGGTCCAACGTTTGTTACGACAACAGATGGTAAGCTTGCTGGAGTTAATTGGGGCTTTAACGCATGGGGTGGGAAATATACGCCTTGGGATCTTGATGACGCTGTAGCACCGCAAATTATTAAGCATGTTGGTGCAACGCAATTCGATGCTCCCCTTGTGATGGAAGGCGGTTCTATTCATGTCGATGGTGAAGGAACATTGCTAACCACAGAGGAATGTTTGTTAAATGTGAATCGTAATCCAGATCTATCTCGCGAGCAAATATTTGAACTTTTGAAGCAATATGTCAATATAGATGAAGTTATTTGGCTGAAAAATGGATTAAGTGGCGATGAAACAGACGGTCATGTAGATAATATCGCTTGTTTCGCAGCACCTGGAAAAGTTATTATGCAAGTTTGTTATGATCCTAGTGATGATAACTATGCCATTACACAAGAAAACCTGCAAATACTGCGTGACGCTGTAGATGCTAAAGGTCGTAAATTAGAAATTATTGAAATCGAGCAACCACCGGCTGTATACTTCGAAGATTCTAGATTGACGTTAAGTTATTTGAACTTCTACTTTGTGAATGGTGGTATTATTCTACCTGTATTTGGTGGTACTGCAGAAGAAACGGATCGCAAAGCAATGGAAGTGTTATCTTCGTTGTACCCGGATCGTCGAATTCGCACTGTAAATGGGATGGGTGTTATACGTGAGGGTGGTAACGTTCACTGCACAACCCAACAACTCCCAAGTGTTCGCTAG
- a CDS encoding beta-galactosidase: MQKLFSDKLLHGADYNPEQWLHDPEILARDIEYMKASSSNIMSVGIFSWAKLEPKEGVFDFEWLDSVINNLYNNGINIFLATPSGARPNWLAEKYPEVLRVGANRQRNLFGARHNHCYTSPVYREKITIINQKIAERYAQHPAVKLWHISNEYGGECHCDHCQDAFRDWLKNKYGTIEELNMQWWTTFWSHTYSDWSQVESPAPHGENAIHGMNLDWKRFVSDQTQNFMNHEIAAVKPFNPELPVTANFMYYFNGLNYFKFKNDVDIVSWDSYPLWHKKDDISVGLDTAMMHDIMRSIKKEPFLLMESTPSSTNWQSVSKLKKPGMHLLSSLQAVAHGSNSVQYFQWRKSRGSSEKLHGAVVAHNDRSDARVFKEVAHLGHMLTELSDIAGTNTNAEVAIVYDWENKWAVEDSQGPRNKDMGYIEEVQAHYRAFTKQGISVDFVDMECEINEYKIVVAPMLYMLRAGFEKKMRAFVENGGTLITTYWTGIINENDLMFMGDGPHDLTDVLGLYSEEIDGLYDHELNYGQVNQSLAEGKLQGSYSCTMLCDIVKLQGAEAIMTYKDDFYSGSAVVTRNQFAKGEAYHIGSHFEDAFYDDFYNELAHKLQLETALDVQLPDAVYAASRENETTKYVFIHNFSNQTTPIPTLDARYNFVTRSRADVAQEQWTLAPYEMIIVSIAK, encoded by the coding sequence ATGCAGAAGTTATTCTCAGATAAATTGCTTCACGGAGCAGATTATAATCCAGAGCAATGGCTCCATGATCCGGAAATATTGGCGAGAGACATCGAGTATATGAAAGCGTCCAGCAGCAATATAATGTCCGTTGGTATTTTTTCATGGGCAAAGCTTGAACCTAAAGAAGGCGTTTTTGATTTTGAGTGGTTAGATAGCGTTATCAATAATTTATATAATAATGGCATTAATATATTTCTTGCTACTCCATCGGGTGCTCGTCCCAATTGGCTTGCAGAAAAATACCCTGAAGTATTACGTGTAGGAGCTAACCGTCAACGTAATTTGTTCGGAGCACGTCATAATCATTGTTATACTTCACCTGTATATCGTGAAAAAATTACTATTATTAATCAAAAAATAGCAGAACGTTATGCACAACATCCAGCAGTGAAACTTTGGCATATTTCCAATGAGTATGGCGGCGAATGTCACTGTGATCACTGCCAAGATGCATTCCGTGATTGGCTAAAAAATAAATACGGTACAATTGAAGAACTTAATATGCAATGGTGGACAACATTCTGGAGCCATACGTACAGCGATTGGTCTCAAGTAGAATCACCTGCACCACATGGTGAAAATGCGATTCATGGTATGAACCTTGACTGGAAACGTTTCGTTTCTGATCAAACTCAAAACTTCATGAATCATGAAATTGCTGCTGTTAAGCCTTTTAACCCTGAACTTCCAGTAACCGCTAACTTCATGTACTACTTTAATGGTTTGAATTACTTTAAGTTCAAAAATGATGTAGATATCGTATCGTGGGATAGTTATCCACTATGGCATAAAAAAGATGACATCTCAGTTGGTCTAGATACTGCTATGATGCATGATATTATGCGCTCTATCAAAAAAGAGCCGTTTCTATTGATGGAAAGCACTCCATCAAGCACGAACTGGCAAAGTGTATCTAAGCTGAAAAAGCCTGGTATGCATCTATTGTCTTCTCTTCAAGCAGTAGCACATGGCTCAAATTCTGTTCAATATTTCCAATGGAGAAAAAGTCGTGGTTCTAGTGAAAAGCTTCATGGTGCAGTTGTAGCCCATAACGATCGCTCTGATGCAAGAGTGTTCAAAGAAGTTGCTCATCTAGGTCATATGCTAACAGAACTGTCTGATATCGCTGGAACAAATACGAATGCAGAAGTAGCCATCGTATACGACTGGGAGAACAAATGGGCAGTTGAAGATTCCCAAGGTCCTCGCAATAAGGACATGGGTTATATAGAAGAAGTTCAAGCTCACTACCGCGCATTTACAAAACAAGGTATTTCAGTAGACTTTGTTGATATGGAATGCGAGATCAATGAATATAAAATCGTTGTTGCACCAATGCTATACATGCTACGCGCTGGATTTGAGAAAAAGATGCGTGCTTTTGTTGAAAATGGTGGCACACTAATTACAACTTATTGGACTGGTATTATTAACGAAAACGACCTAATGTTCATGGGTGATGGTCCACATGATTTAACGGATGTGCTTGGTCTATATAGTGAAGAAATTGATGGCTTATACGATCATGAACTTAACTATGGTCAAGTAAACCAATCACTTGCTGAAGGTAAGCTACAAGGTAGTTATAGTTGTACTATGCTTTGTGACATCGTTAAATTGCAAGGTGCAGAGGCAATTATGACTTATAAAGATGACTTCTACTCCGGTAGTGCTGTCGTAACACGTAATCAATTCGCTAAAGGTGAAGCTTATCATATCGGAAGTCATTTCGAAGATGCTTTCTATGATGATTTCTACAATGAACTAGCACACAAACTTCAACTTGAAACTGCGCTTGATGTACAGTTGCCAGATGCTGTGTATGCTGCTAGCCGTGAAAATGAAACGACAAAATATGTGTTCATTCATAACTTCTCCAATCAAACAACGCCAATTCCTACATTAGATGCTCGTTACAACTTCGTAACTCGCTCTCGTGCAGATGTGGCTCAAGAACAATGGACACTTGCTCCATATGAAATGATTATTGTTTCTATCGCAAAATGA
- a CDS encoding carbohydrate ABC transporter permease — protein sequence MKHLGAIGKHTFLIIASFISLFPFAWMITGMTNSSSDIVKGKFSFGSEFMNNVNKLFDTADVATAFTNSFVIAIVSTLLTLILCSMAGYGFEVYRTKGTDRLFGLLMLSMMMPFAAIMIPLFKLFSTWGLLNSATAVILPGMTTAFMIFFFLQNTKSFPRELLQAGRVDGLNELKLFTHIYVPTMKPTYAAAAIITFMANWNNFLWPLIALQSPEKKTLPLVVSSLASSYNPDYGIIMVAIIITTIPTIIIFFLLQKQFVQGMLGSVK from the coding sequence ATGAAACATCTAGGCGCAATCGGTAAACATACATTTCTTATTATCGCTTCATTCATATCTCTGTTTCCCTTCGCATGGATGATTACTGGTATGACCAATTCATCAAGCGATATCGTTAAAGGTAAATTCAGCTTTGGTTCAGAATTTATGAATAACGTTAATAAATTGTTTGATACAGCAGATGTTGCTACTGCATTCACGAATTCTTTCGTCATTGCGATTGTATCTACTTTATTAACATTAATTCTTTGTTCTATGGCAGGATATGGATTTGAAGTATATCGTACGAAAGGCACAGATCGTCTATTCGGACTACTAATGTTATCCATGATGATGCCTTTCGCTGCAATTATGATTCCATTGTTCAAGTTATTCAGTACTTGGGGATTACTTAACTCTGCAACTGCAGTTATACTACCTGGTATGACTACTGCATTCATGATCTTCTTCTTCTTGCAAAATACGAAGTCATTCCCACGTGAATTACTTCAGGCCGGCCGGGTTGATGGATTGAACGAGTTGAAATTATTCACACATATTTATGTGCCGACTATGAAACCAACTTATGCAGCTGCTGCAATCATCACGTTCATGGCAAACTGGAATAACTTCCTCTGGCCATTGATTGCATTGCAATCTCCAGAGAAAAAAACATTGCCTCTAGTTGTATCATCACTAGCTTCATCATATAATCCAGACTATGGTATTATTATGGTGGCAATTATAATTACTACAATACCAACCATTATTATCTTCTTCCTACTGCAAAAACAGTTTGTACAAGGTATGCTTGGTTCAGTTAAATAG
- a CDS encoding response regulator, which translates to MTSYRVMIVDDEAIFRTGLTHLHDWSKEGIEVVAQAANGMEALELIDKVHPHVVITDIMMPIMDGIDLVKNLRKHHPSIKIIILSSYSEFELVREVFKYGVDDYLLKPKVTAEELVTLIHNSCEPSAIQRTQVVPLLKEPAIIIGQWFEQEDHLSEEDKQQLNSYLPSSQFTMLVTSTAGLQSLTNNSQYELEQFILDKCYEQFHTISYVSIFTKHHIAIIINHEPEEELDLKSIMIQFVKKVNERYSQLKFLHSNTVFSIDLLKEKYTLLQELQSKVIYFSSRSMMLENEIKQNPIVVAFEHEPFVNALKWLTINQAKEHFDQYFMEVKKTQALDEYSLKRFIQHIIYTVMSNLEHLKLPFTEQSSEKLIWFKKIDLATTIDELEEIMTLFMQMVQDQFNEHNEHNEVNLLNQIIDHIHANYDQDISLSELADKFHMNYSYLSWYFKHRTNENLTAYINKLRIEKAKELLKYNDETISQISMKIGFSEHNYFSKVFKKFTGMTPVEYRNSHSK; encoded by the coding sequence ATGACATCATATAGAGTAATGATCGTAGACGACGAAGCGATATTTAGAACGGGTTTAACTCATTTACATGACTGGAGTAAAGAAGGCATAGAAGTAGTAGCGCAAGCGGCGAATGGTATGGAGGCTTTAGAATTAATTGACAAGGTACACCCTCATGTTGTCATCACAGATATTATGATGCCTATTATGGATGGAATAGATTTAGTGAAAAATCTACGAAAACATCATCCTTCTATAAAAATAATAATATTGAGTAGTTACAGTGAATTTGAACTAGTAAGAGAAGTGTTCAAATATGGTGTGGATGATTATTTATTGAAGCCAAAAGTAACAGCAGAAGAATTAGTTACACTAATTCATAATTCTTGCGAGCCTAGTGCGATTCAGCGTACACAGGTTGTCCCTTTATTGAAAGAGCCAGCCATTATTATTGGTCAGTGGTTTGAACAGGAAGATCATCTTTCAGAAGAAGACAAGCAGCAGTTAAACAGTTATTTACCTAGTAGCCAATTTACAATGCTGGTAACAAGTACAGCTGGGCTACAGTCACTTACTAATAACAGTCAATATGAGCTTGAACAATTTATTTTAGATAAATGCTATGAACAATTTCATACGATTTCCTATGTATCAATTTTCACAAAGCATCATATAGCGATCATTATTAACCATGAACCAGAGGAAGAATTGGATTTGAAATCAATTATGATTCAATTCGTGAAAAAAGTGAATGAACGTTATTCACAACTGAAATTTCTTCATTCCAACACGGTTTTTTCAATTGATCTATTGAAAGAAAAATATACATTATTGCAAGAGTTACAGAGCAAAGTGATTTATTTCAGCTCACGCAGTATGATGCTTGAGAATGAGATTAAGCAGAATCCAATTGTAGTAGCTTTTGAACATGAACCTTTTGTAAATGCTTTGAAGTGGTTAACAATTAATCAAGCCAAAGAGCATTTTGATCAGTACTTTATGGAAGTGAAAAAGACACAAGCTTTAGATGAGTACTCGCTAAAACGATTTATTCAACATATTATTTATACCGTTATGAGTAATCTTGAACATTTGAAGTTGCCATTTACAGAGCAAAGTTCTGAAAAACTCATATGGTTCAAAAAGATCGATTTAGCAACAACAATAGATGAGCTAGAAGAAATTATGACGTTGTTTATGCAAATGGTTCAAGATCAGTTCAATGAGCATAACGAGCATAATGAAGTGAATTTGTTGAATCAAATTATTGATCACATTCATGCGAACTATGATCAAGATATCTCTTTATCTGAACTAGCAGATAAGTTTCACATGAATTATAGTTATTTATCGTGGTATTTCAAACACCGGACGAATGAAAATTTAACAGCTTATATTAATAAATTACGTATCGAAAAAGCAAAAGAATTACTGAAATATAACGATGAAACAATCTCGCAAATTAGTATGAAAATAGGATTCTCAGAACATAACTATTTTTCTAAAGTCTTTAAGAAGTTCACAGGTATGACGCCTGTTGAGTACCGAAACTCACACTCTAAGTAA
- the aguB gene encoding N-carbamoylputrescine amidase → MRNVKIAATQMSCEATREENIAKADRFVREAAAQGAQIILLQELFETYYFCQKEKAEYYAYATELTKNPAILHFQQVAKELQVVLPISYYEKKNNARYNSVVIIDADGEILGQYRKSHIPDGPGYEEKFYFNPGDTGFKVWDTKYAKIGVGICWDQWYPEAARCMALMGAEILFYPTAIGSEPQDGDIDSKDHWQVCMLGHAGSNLVPVVASNRIGVESDEDSSITFYGSSFIAGPQGNKVAEAGRFEETVLVAEFDLDQIETMRIEWGVFRDRRPDLYKVIGTYDGEQTFLK, encoded by the coding sequence ATGAGAAATGTGAAAATTGCGGCTACGCAGATGAGCTGTGAGGCTACTCGTGAAGAGAATATTGCGAAGGCGGATCGCTTTGTGCGTGAAGCAGCAGCACAAGGTGCGCAAATTATTTTACTTCAGGAGCTGTTTGAGACTTATTATTTCTGTCAGAAGGAAAAAGCAGAGTATTATGCTTATGCAACGGAACTGACGAAAAATCCTGCGATTTTGCACTTCCAACAAGTAGCAAAAGAGCTACAAGTTGTATTGCCAATTAGCTACTATGAGAAGAAGAATAATGCTCGCTATAACTCTGTAGTCATTATTGATGCTGATGGAGAGATTCTAGGTCAATATCGTAAGAGTCATATTCCTGATGGACCAGGCTATGAAGAGAAATTCTATTTCAATCCAGGTGATACAGGATTTAAAGTATGGGATACGAAGTATGCGAAGATTGGAGTCGGCATTTGCTGGGATCAATGGTACCCTGAAGCAGCACGTTGTATGGCTTTGATGGGTGCGGAAATTCTATTCTACCCTACAGCAATCGGATCTGAACCACAAGATGGTGACATTGATTCTAAAGATCACTGGCAAGTATGTATGCTTGGACATGCAGGTTCTAATCTAGTTCCTGTCGTAGCCTCTAACCGTATTGGCGTGGAAAGTGATGAAGACTCTTCCATTACCTTCTATGGATCTTCCTTTATCGCAGGTCCACAAGGTAATAAAGTGGCGGAAGCGGGTCGATTCGAGGAAACGGTGCTTGTTGCAGAATTTGATCTTGATCAAATTGAAACGATGCGTATTGAATGGGGTGTTTTCCGTGATCGTAGACCGGATCTATACAAGGTTATTGGTACCTATGACGGAGAGCAAACATTTTTGAAATAG
- a CDS encoding sensor histidine kinase, with amino-acid sequence MPRRNSIFMKFLAIMLAATLIISVVITIATSRIAEQLLLKQITQNASVNMELVRDELLKYNEQIVNTMVRINNSDAFKQYLTQPTKSTLDQLNIIMNLGRYIDTYKEYLSPDQTHFIVAGVGSNKDRNYSSNALKWDRVPSNIIEDYMVKDGLVQQKILYHGSPNLFADSVPYERYIFATKPLMDTFQRKMYGYTIVIMNEQTIYDIYSSYLSDGADISLVTSTGYVMSSSVRDNTNIVSPELLEYAKLGANSERHGIMTENDMTYISFYIPEFDAYLLQEIDGEIAFAPLHKIAYRIAEVVVIVLLLIIISVYFMTRKITKPLYELVDTMQNAKVDSLHSHPIQEGVSYEIKVVTKTYNHLVKEIDRYTNSLIFEQNERRKADLSALQMQINPHFLYNTLTSIKYLAKMNRIDDVDRTITSLSAMLQNTIGSTEDTVTVDQEIENLKHYVYINKIRYGDQVDVLFDIRHDCNELYIPKLIIQPFVENAFFHAFPGMRKGTIHIFIRQQEDRLLIEVLDDGVGAQENKERVKKRSVSGIGIDNVHHRIGLLYGPKYGVELESASGYGTAVKISLPIVQNISIEQ; translated from the coding sequence ATGCCAAGACGAAACAGTATTTTTATGAAGTTTCTTGCGATTATGCTAGCGGCAACGTTAATTATATCCGTCGTCATTACGATTGCAACTTCACGTATTGCTGAACAATTATTATTGAAACAAATCACTCAAAATGCTTCTGTAAATATGGAACTCGTACGAGATGAATTGCTTAAATATAACGAGCAAATTGTCAATACGATGGTCCGTATTAATAATAGTGATGCTTTCAAGCAATATTTAACGCAACCAACAAAGTCAACGCTTGATCAGTTGAATATTATTATGAATTTGGGTAGATATATCGATACCTACAAAGAGTATTTAAGTCCTGACCAAACGCATTTTATTGTAGCAGGAGTAGGTAGTAATAAAGATCGTAATTACTCAAGTAATGCTTTGAAATGGGATCGTGTACCTTCTAATATTATTGAAGATTACATGGTAAAAGATGGGCTAGTCCAGCAGAAGATACTCTATCATGGCAGTCCAAATCTATTTGCTGATTCGGTGCCCTATGAACGATATATATTTGCTACTAAACCTTTGATGGATACTTTCCAAAGAAAAATGTATGGATACACGATTGTTATTATGAATGAACAAACGATCTATGATATATACAGTTCTTATCTATCAGATGGGGCGGATATTTCTCTAGTGACATCAACTGGTTATGTGATGTCTAGCAGTGTACGTGATAACACGAATATAGTTAGTCCTGAATTACTTGAATATGCTAAATTAGGAGCGAATTCTGAAAGGCATGGAATAATGACAGAGAATGATATGACGTATATATCTTTCTATATCCCTGAATTCGATGCTTATTTATTACAAGAAATAGATGGTGAAATTGCGTTTGCTCCATTACACAAAATTGCATATCGCATTGCTGAAGTTGTAGTTATCGTACTTCTTCTAATTATTATATCGGTTTACTTTATGACTCGTAAAATTACTAAGCCACTGTATGAACTTGTTGATACAATGCAAAATGCTAAGGTAGATTCATTGCATAGCCACCCGATACAAGAGGGAGTCAGTTATGAGATTAAAGTAGTAACGAAAACGTACAATCATCTTGTGAAGGAAATCGATCGTTATACCAATAGCTTAATTTTTGAACAAAATGAGCGTCGTAAAGCGGATCTGAGTGCTCTGCAAATGCAAATCAACCCTCATTTTTTATACAACACTCTTACTTCGATTAAATATTTGGCGAAGATGAATCGAATTGATGATGTGGATCGGACCATAACAAGTTTAAGTGCGATGTTGCAAAACACGATCGGATCGACGGAAGATACAGTTACGGTAGATCAAGAAATAGAAAACTTGAAACATTATGTCTACATCAATAAAATTCGCTATGGTGATCAAGTCGATGTATTATTTGACATTCGTCATGATTGTAATGAATTGTATATTCCTAAATTAATTATTCAACCGTTTGTAGAAAATGCATTTTTCCATGCCTTCCCTGGTATGCGTAAAGGTACCATTCATATTTTTATCAGACAACAGGAAGATCGTCTATTAATTGAAGTATTAGATGACGGTGTTGGCGCACAAGAAAATAAAGAGCGAGTGAAGAAACGTTCCGTTTCTGGTATTGGAATTGATAATGTTCATCATCGTATCGGACTACTTTATGGACCAAAATATGGGGTAGAATTAGAAAGTGCGAGCGGATATGGTACAGCTGTCAAGATTAGTTTACCAATTGTTCAAAACATTAGCATCGAACAATAA
- a CDS encoding GNAT family N-acetyltransferase, whose translation MIRQAQLEDASQVVSLIISAIHELTVPFTGEHDENAAAKILTEYYCTPGNRFSYELVTVEEIDGEIAGMILCYYGKDMTALYSPIETLLQQRLQKAVTLELEADTDEYYIDAIAVHPSYQGRGIASRLMQHSEQKAANDGVHKVGLNVDFDNASAEDIYKRKGYVADKQIMLHHKPFWHMVKQV comes from the coding sequence ATGATTAGACAAGCGCAACTAGAAGATGCATCACAAGTTGTTTCATTAATTATTTCTGCTATCCATGAACTAACGGTTCCATTTACAGGCGAACATGATGAGAACGCCGCTGCGAAAATTTTAACAGAGTATTACTGTACCCCTGGTAATCGATTTAGCTACGAATTGGTTACCGTTGAAGAAATCGATGGGGAGATTGCGGGAATGATTCTATGCTATTACGGCAAAGATATGACCGCGTTATATTCACCTATTGAGACATTACTACAACAACGTCTACAAAAAGCAGTAACGCTTGAATTAGAAGCCGACACAGATGAATATTACATCGATGCAATAGCCGTTCATCCATCATATCAAGGGCGTGGTATCGCCTCTCGATTAATGCAGCATAGTGAACAAAAAGCTGCAAATGACGGTGTTCATAAGGTCGGATTAAACGTTGATTTTGACAATGCTTCCGCTGAAGATATCTATAAGCGCAAAGGCTATGTGGCAGATAAACAAATTATGCTCCACCATAAACCTTTCTGGCATATGGTGAAGCAAGTATAA
- a CDS encoding sugar ABC transporter permease yields MRGKFNKSSLIGWQFVLLPSALILLFSFYPMIQSFILSFESGKGNVSHFVGLGNYTRLFSDPMFLQALFNTLLYLVIQVPIMLILGLVIAHLLNSPKLKLKGFYRTAIFLPCVTALVSYSILFKSMFAVDGIFNQMLLNLHIINEPVAWLLDPVWARVVIILAITWRWTGYNMIFYLSAMQNVDPSVYEAASIDGASKFRQFVSITIPMLKPIILFTAIISTNGTLQLFDEVVNITNGGPGNSTMTISQYIYNLSFVYTPNFGYAATVSYAIVVIVAVLAVLQLKVGGEKK; encoded by the coding sequence ATGAGGGGCAAGTTCAATAAATCCTCTCTAATCGGATGGCAGTTTGTATTACTGCCATCCGCATTAATTTTATTGTTCAGTTTTTATCCGATGATACAATCCTTTATCCTTTCATTCGAATCAGGTAAAGGTAATGTTTCTCACTTTGTAGGTTTAGGTAACTATACTCGCCTATTCTCTGATCCAATGTTCTTACAAGCTTTATTCAATACGCTTTTATATTTAGTTATTCAAGTACCTATCATGCTTATACTGGGTTTAGTTATTGCCCATCTATTAAACTCACCAAAATTGAAGCTTAAAGGTTTTTACCGTACAGCAATTTTCTTGCCTTGCGTAACCGCATTGGTATCTTACTCCATTCTATTCAAAAGTATGTTTGCAGTAGATGGTATCTTCAATCAGATGTTATTAAATTTGCATATTATCAATGAGCCTGTAGCATGGTTGTTGGATCCTGTCTGGGCTCGTGTGGTCATAATATTAGCTATTACTTGGCGTTGGACAGGTTATAACATGATCTTCTACCTTTCTGCTATGCAAAACGTTGATCCAAGTGTTTATGAAGCGGCATCCATTGACGGTGCATCTAAATTCCGTCAATTCGTGTCCATTACCATTCCAATGCTGAAACCAATTATTTTATTTACAGCGATTATCTCTACAAATGGTACACTTCAACTATTCGACGAAGTTGTAAATATTACAAATGGTGGACCTGGTAACTCAACGATGACTATTTCGCAATACATTTACAACTTATCATTTGTATATACTCCTAACTTCGGGTATGCGGCTACTGTTTCTTATGCAATTGTTGTTATTGTTGCAGTGCTAGCTGTTCTACAATTGAAAGTCGGAGGTGAGAAGAAATGA